A genome region from Sphingobacteriaceae bacterium GW460-11-11-14-LB5 includes the following:
- a CDS encoding short-chain dehydrogenase/reductase — protein sequence MKKVWFITGSSRGLGRDLTAQVLAKGDLVAATARNTDALKDLVKEYPDQIFPLTLDVTDYDQVHLAVESAVAHFGKIDVLVNNAGFGIVGAAEAFTEEQVRSQLETNLYAPIEITRAVLPFMRKQRSGRILQISSIGGRVGNAGVSIYQAAKFGLSGFSEALAKEVVDLGIYVTCVEPGGFRTDWAGASMSYAPRVEGYESTVEKRSDFFQSGHFIPMGDPQKAAKAMLALVENDEPPVHLVFGSEAIGMLKHADAARTAEMEKWMEVSLSTDHDEAENFLATDLGKSFTKG from the coding sequence ACAGGTATTGGCAAAAGGTGATTTGGTTGCTGCAACAGCAAGAAATACCGATGCCTTAAAAGATTTGGTTAAAGAATATCCGGATCAGATTTTTCCGCTTACTTTAGATGTGACCGATTACGATCAGGTACATTTGGCGGTAGAATCGGCTGTAGCCCATTTTGGTAAAATAGATGTTTTGGTTAATAATGCCGGCTTTGGTATTGTTGGTGCAGCAGAAGCTTTTACTGAAGAGCAGGTACGCAGCCAGTTGGAAACAAATTTATATGCACCGATCGAAATTACGAGAGCGGTATTGCCATTTATGCGCAAGCAACGTTCGGGCAGAATTCTTCAAATCAGCTCAATAGGCGGGCGGGTAGGTAATGCCGGAGTAAGTATTTACCAGGCAGCAAAATTTGGGTTAAGCGGCTTTAGTGAAGCCCTGGCAAAAGAGGTAGTGGATTTAGGGATTTATGTAACCTGTGTAGAACCTGGTGGTTTTCGTACCGATTGGGCTGGTGCCTCAATGTCATATGCACCTCGCGTTGAGGGCTATGAATCTACCGTAGAAAAACGCTCAGATTTTTTCCAAAGTGGTCACTTCATACCGATGGGCGACCCGCAAAAAGCAGCGAAAGCTATGCTGGCACTGGTAGAAAACGATGAGCCGCCGGTACACCTGGTATTTGGAAGTGAAGCCATTGGCATGCTTAAACATGCTGATGCTGCCAGAACTGCCGAAATGGAGAAGTGGATGGAGGTAAGTTTATCAACAGATCATGATGAGGCGGAGAATTTCCTGGCAACAGACCTGGGTAAATCTTTTACAAAGGGATAA